A single region of the Hyphomicrobiales bacterium genome encodes:
- a CDS encoding Glycosyl transferase family 2: protein MGILAFVTFELAPFTPGGIGRVLHNMLLSMSDEDRNRSLVILVDADAATDGFTELFPGVGLVRVNSSWHEPGRQARMLGAHVAPAAAYGHSPHHWRSVAVQHALAEAATRHTFDYVEFPDWGGLGFATIQEQRLRGFLGDAVVAVRLHSAHRVLLQAEARAISRSDLNLADIERKCLRDCDVVVGQLRPFADLAREIFGLDAADWERRLVIHAPPVLLDGREPAKETAAPTSNQPIRFISKVQAFKRPDLFVRGVSGFIRRDTGYSGVAAFNAHSFEPDYHSYIDSLISGDLRSRFNAAPNPGDRQRQGMIAASTVVVPSDIESFCLAAYEASLLGARVVLNGMNPAFGTDTPWIDGENCVKFDGTALGLTDALERIFSPGLHLRPVSLPRDPWPWEHLPPVVGRDAARSEPLVSVVIPHFNLGAYLPETIRSILELSYDNIEIVVVDDASIDEQSRFIIGELQRKEDPRLKVVALECNRGLANARNVGVAHAAGDYILTLDADDLLHPGFLSLAVDALERNPDHDFVVTQAGYFTEAEAIPLPGEPANFIDYAIFTGEAVVAGLTENRFSTATAVFRKTLLQRFPYREELRAYEDWDLYLRLSQADVRCLVTTGVYFYYRRRAESMIAQCEAEIRTRPILIHDMLRGAASGGLRDRGRFLAVCAAATAESEARQLKEQGQTIHLPESRFMRGALKAHSYWACLPKPLRRIAGGSVLLAWRGARSAIRAWYRLRHSSPGRAPGPIRPYRRLFGRQPDPRPQRI, encoded by the coding sequence ATGGGTATCTTGGCATTCGTGACTTTCGAGCTCGCGCCGTTCACCCCCGGGGGAATCGGCCGGGTGCTGCACAACATGCTTCTCAGCATGAGCGACGAGGACCGCAACCGCTCCCTCGTCATCCTGGTTGATGCCGATGCGGCGACGGATGGATTTACCGAACTCTTCCCCGGCGTCGGGCTCGTGCGGGTGAATTCGTCGTGGCACGAGCCAGGTCGCCAGGCCCGGATGCTCGGCGCGCATGTGGCACCTGCGGCGGCTTATGGTCATAGCCCGCATCACTGGCGGTCGGTCGCCGTGCAGCACGCGCTCGCCGAGGCTGCCACGCGCCACACGTTCGACTATGTCGAATTCCCGGATTGGGGCGGACTTGGCTTCGCGACCATTCAGGAGCAGAGGCTGCGGGGCTTTCTCGGCGATGCCGTCGTTGCGGTCCGGTTACACAGCGCCCACAGGGTCCTGTTGCAGGCGGAAGCGCGCGCAATCTCCCGCAGCGACCTCAATCTTGCGGATATCGAGCGTAAATGCCTCCGGGATTGCGACGTGGTCGTCGGCCAGCTGCGGCCCTTCGCGGACCTGGCGCGCGAGATCTTCGGACTCGATGCTGCGGACTGGGAACGGCGTCTCGTCATCCACGCGCCACCGGTCCTGCTCGACGGGCGTGAGCCGGCGAAAGAGACCGCCGCTCCCACTTCCAACCAGCCCATACGCTTTATTTCCAAGGTGCAAGCCTTCAAGCGGCCAGACCTGTTCGTGCGCGGCGTTTCGGGCTTCATCCGCCGCGACACCGGCTACAGTGGCGTGGCGGCCTTCAATGCCCATTCCTTTGAGCCGGACTATCACAGCTATATCGACTCTCTCATTTCGGGCGACCTCAGGTCTCGCTTCAATGCGGCCCCGAATCCCGGGGATCGCCAGCGTCAGGGGATGATAGCGGCGAGCACGGTGGTCGTGCCGAGCGATATCGAATCCTTTTGCCTTGCGGCTTACGAGGCGTCGCTTCTTGGCGCGCGCGTCGTGCTGAATGGAATGAATCCCGCCTTCGGGACGGATACGCCGTGGATCGACGGCGAGAACTGTGTGAAGTTCGACGGTACGGCCCTTGGCCTTACCGACGCGCTGGAGCGCATTTTTTCACCGGGGCTCCACCTGCGACCAGTCTCGCTGCCTCGCGATCCCTGGCCGTGGGAACACCTGCCGCCGGTTGTGGGCCGGGATGCTGCGAGAAGCGAGCCGCTCGTCTCTGTTGTGATCCCGCATTTCAATCTTGGCGCCTATTTGCCGGAAACCATCCGCAGCATTCTCGAGCTCAGCTACGACAATATCGAGATTGTCGTTGTCGATGACGCGTCGATCGACGAGCAGAGCCGTTTCATCATCGGAGAGCTGCAGCGGAAGGAGGATCCGCGGCTAAAGGTCGTTGCACTGGAGTGTAACCGTGGCCTGGCCAATGCTCGCAACGTCGGTGTCGCTCATGCGGCAGGCGACTACATCCTGACACTCGATGCCGACGATCTCCTGCACCCCGGCTTTCTCTCCCTCGCGGTCGACGCCCTGGAGCGCAATCCCGACCATGACTTCGTCGTCACCCAGGCCGGCTACTTCACGGAGGCGGAAGCAATTCCCCTGCCGGGTGAGCCGGCAAATTTCATCGATTATGCGATCTTCACCGGCGAGGCGGTCGTCGCGGGTCTCACCGAAAACAGGTTCTCGACCGCAACGGCCGTCTTCAGGAAGACACTGTTGCAGCGCTTCCCATACAGGGAGGAGTTGCGGGCCTATGAGGACTGGGATCTCTATCTCAGGCTATCCCAGGCGGACGTGCGTTGCCTCGTGACCACCGGCGTCTACTTTTACTATCGGCGCCGGGCCGAATCGATGATCGCGCAATGCGAGGCGGAGATCAGAACGCGCCCGATCCTCATTCATGACATGCTGAGGGGTGCTGCTTCCGGCGGCTTGCGGGACCGTGGGAGGTTCCTCGCGGTTTGCGCCGCCGCGACTGCGGAAAGCGAAGCCCGTCAGCTTAAGGAGCAGGGCCAGACCATTCACTTGCCGGAGAGCCGGTTCATGCGGGGTGCGTTGAAGGCGCACAGCTACTGGGCGTGCTTGCCGAAACCACTGCGAAGGATCGCGGGAGGCAGCGTGCTGCTGGCCTGGCGCGGTGCTCGCAGTGCTATCCGCGCCTGGTATCGGCTTCGCCACAGCTCTCCGGGGCGCGCTCCTGGCCCCATAAGGCCGTATCGACGGCTCTTCGGCCGTCAGCCGGATCCGCGCCCGCAGCGGATCTGA
- a CDS encoding Invasion protein IalB has protein sequence MVSHSASQGNRSTMHRWKARLILSCVAFVTSLFGAGTMNAAMAQGAVRGSYGEWQMRCEVPPGAKNEQCALVQSVAAEDRPNVTLLVIILKTADNKSRLLRVVAPLGVLLPAGLGLKIDQTDVGRAGFVRCLTTGCVAEVVMDDNLTNQLRTGKAATFIVFQTPEEGIGIPVSLTGFDKGLESLP, from the coding sequence TTGGTCAGCCACAGCGCATCCCAGGGGAACCGCTCCACCATGCATCGCTGGAAAGCCCGCCTCATTCTGAGCTGTGTTGCGTTCGTCACCTCTCTCTTCGGCGCTGGCACGATGAATGCGGCGATGGCGCAGGGCGCGGTTCGCGGCAGCTACGGCGAATGGCAGATGCGCTGCGAGGTGCCACCAGGCGCCAAGAACGAGCAGTGTGCCCTCGTCCAGAGCGTGGCCGCCGAGGACCGGCCGAATGTCACGCTGCTGGTGATCATCCTGAAGACGGCCGACAACAAGAGCCGACTGTTGCGCGTGGTCGCGCCGCTCGGCGTGCTGCTGCCGGCGGGGCTCGGCCTGAAGATCGACCAGACCGACGTTGGCCGCGCCGGCTTCGTCCGCTGCCTCACGACGGGTTGCGTCGCCGAGGTCGTCATGGACGACAACCTCACCAATCAGCTCCGCACCGGCAAGGCCGCGACCTTCATCGTCTTCCAGACGCCCGAGGAAGGCATCGGCATTCCGGTCTCGCTGACCGGCTTCGACAAAGGCCTGGAAAGCCTCCCCTGA
- the ctaC gene encoding putative cytochrome c oxidase subunit 2 (Evidence 3 : Putative function from multiple computational evidences): MGMDSFRLRFLTALVAAAALVVQSGAAFAGVGQPSPWQMGLQVPVTGVAEFMHWFHDGLLWIISIIVVFVLALIIYVAFRFNEKRNPVPSKTTHNALLEVAWTIVPVLILVVIAVPSFRLLRLQLVTPPADITIKATGHQWYWSYEYPEDQNGGFSFDSNMDANGQPRLLAVDNEVVLPIGKTVRVQVTAADVIHAFAMPSFGLKIDAIPGRLNETWFKAEREGVYYGQCSLICGQNHAFMPIAIRIVSEQQYAAWLTEAKQKFASTGKAPVAVASRTEALSAE; encoded by the coding sequence ATGGGAATGGATAGTTTTCGTTTGCGGTTCCTGACCGCACTTGTCGCTGCAGCTGCGCTTGTCGTGCAGTCGGGAGCGGCCTTTGCGGGTGTCGGCCAGCCATCCCCGTGGCAGATGGGGCTGCAGGTTCCCGTCACCGGAGTCGCCGAATTCATGCACTGGTTCCATGATGGATTGCTGTGGATCATCAGCATCATCGTGGTGTTCGTGCTCGCCCTCATCATTTACGTCGCGTTCCGCTTCAATGAGAAGCGCAACCCCGTTCCCTCGAAGACGACGCACAACGCCCTGCTGGAAGTGGCCTGGACCATTGTCCCTGTGCTTATCCTCGTCGTCATCGCGGTGCCGTCGTTCCGCCTGCTGCGCCTGCAGCTCGTGACGCCGCCGGCGGATATCACCATCAAGGCGACCGGCCATCAGTGGTACTGGTCCTATGAATATCCCGAGGATCAGAACGGCGGCTTCAGCTTTGATTCCAACATGGATGCCAACGGCCAGCCCCGGCTTCTTGCTGTGGATAACGAGGTGGTTCTGCCCATCGGCAAGACCGTCCGTGTCCAGGTGACGGCCGCTGACGTCATCCATGCATTCGCGATGCCGTCGTTCGGCCTCAAGATCGATGCCATCCCGGGCCGGTTGAATGAAACTTGGTTCAAGGCTGAGCGAGAGGGCGTGTACTACGGCCAGTGCTCGCTGATCTGTGGCCAGAACCATGCGTTCATGCCGATCGCCATTCGCATCGTGAGCGAGCAGCAGTATGCTGCCTGGCTGACGGAGGCGAAGCAGAAATTCGCTTCGACAGGCAAGGCCCCCGTGGCGGTGGCTTCGCGGACGGAAGCGCTGAGCGCGGAATAA
- the ctaD gene encoding Cytochrome c oxidase subunit 1 codes for MASTAAHAHDGHAYPTGWRRWVLSTNHKDIGTLYLIFALGSGLVGGFLSILMRIELQEPGLQIFANGQAYNVVVTGHGLIMVFFVIMPALIGGFGNWFVPIMIGAPDMAFPRMNNISFWLTVSGFCLLLVSLFVEGAPGTLGFGGGWTVYPPLSVSGHPGPALDFGILALHLAGASSILGAINFITTILNMRAPGMTLHKMPLFAWGVLVTAFLLLLSLPVLAGAITMLLTDRNFGTTFFDPSGGGDPVLYQHLFWFFGHPEVYIMILPAFGAISHIISTFARKPIFGYLGMAYAMVAIGVVGFIVWAHHMYTVGLSLDTQRYFVFATMVIAVPTGIKIFSWIATMWGGSIRFTAPMIWAIGFVFLFTVGGVTGVVLANAGIDRELHNTYYVVAHFHYVLSLGAVFGIFASWYYWFPKMTGYICPDWIGKLHFWLAFIGANVLFFPMHFLGLAGMPRHYVDYPNAFAGWHYVASIGSYIFAFSLLVFFYGVFTAFARKERAADNPWGEGATTLEWTLSSPPPFHQFETLPRITGSSH; via the coding sequence ATGGCTTCGACGGCGGCGCATGCGCACGACGGTCACGCCTACCCAACAGGATGGCGGCGGTGGGTGTTGTCCACCAACCACAAGGACATCGGCACGCTCTATCTGATCTTCGCCCTCGGCTCGGGCCTTGTCGGCGGCTTCCTGTCGATTCTGATGCGTATCGAATTGCAGGAGCCCGGGCTTCAGATCTTTGCCAACGGGCAGGCCTACAACGTCGTGGTGACGGGTCACGGCCTGATCATGGTGTTCTTCGTGATCATGCCGGCGCTCATCGGCGGGTTCGGCAACTGGTTCGTCCCGATCATGATCGGCGCGCCGGACATGGCCTTCCCGCGAATGAACAACATTTCGTTCTGGCTCACGGTTTCCGGCTTCTGCTTGCTGCTGGTCTCGCTGTTCGTGGAGGGCGCGCCGGGCACGTTGGGCTTCGGCGGCGGATGGACGGTCTATCCGCCATTGTCCGTTTCCGGGCATCCTGGGCCGGCGCTTGATTTCGGCATCCTGGCCCTCCATCTGGCCGGTGCCTCGTCGATCCTCGGCGCCATCAACTTCATCACCACGATTCTCAACATGCGCGCGCCGGGCATGACGCTGCACAAGATGCCGCTCTTCGCCTGGGGCGTTCTGGTGACGGCGTTCCTGCTGCTCCTGTCGCTCCCGGTTCTCGCCGGCGCCATCACCATGCTGCTGACGGACCGCAACTTCGGCACGACCTTCTTCGATCCGTCGGGCGGTGGTGATCCCGTGCTCTACCAGCACCTGTTCTGGTTCTTCGGGCATCCGGAAGTGTACATCATGATCCTGCCGGCCTTCGGCGCGATCAGCCACATCATCTCGACCTTCGCGCGCAAGCCCATCTTCGGCTATCTCGGCATGGCCTATGCCATGGTGGCGATCGGCGTCGTCGGCTTCATCGTGTGGGCGCACCACATGTACACGGTCGGCCTGTCGCTCGACACGCAGCGCTACTTCGTGTTCGCGACGATGGTCATCGCGGTGCCGACAGGCATCAAGATCTTCTCGTGGATCGCGACGATGTGGGGTGGTTCAATCCGCTTCACAGCCCCGATGATCTGGGCCATCGGCTTCGTGTTCCTGTTCACGGTTGGCGGCGTCACCGGCGTCGTGCTGGCCAATGCCGGCATCGACCGCGAGCTGCACAATACCTACTACGTGGTGGCGCACTTCCATTACGTGCTATCGCTCGGCGCCGTCTTCGGCATCTTCGCGAGCTGGTACTACTGGTTCCCGAAGATGACGGGCTATATCTGCCCGGACTGGATCGGCAAGCTCCATTTCTGGCTCGCCTTCATCGGTGCGAACGTCCTGTTCTTCCCGATGCACTTCCTCGGCCTTGCCGGCATGCCGCGCCACTATGTCGACTACCCGAACGCTTTTGCGGGCTGGCATTATGTGGCTTCTATCGGCTCCTATATCTTCGCGTTCAGCCTTCTCGTGTTCTTCTACGGCGTGTTCACTGCCTTTGCCCGCAAGGAGCGCG